Genomic segment of Umezawaea sp. Da 62-37:
CGGTGGCCGTCGAAGACCCGGACGTCGTGGATCACCGTGGCGCGGCTCATCGGACGGCCCGCGCGGACGTGGTCGTGGCGGGGGAGCGGCGGCTGGCGCGCTCGTAGGCGTCCCTGACCGCGGGGACCAGGCGGGCGGCTTCGACCGGGTCGACGTGGTCGGGCACGAGTTGGAGGATGGCGCCCGAGCGGTGCTGCGGAGGCACGTCCTCGCCCCGTGCGGTGACGACGGCGTGGAAGTGGGGGTAGTTCTCGCCGAACACGAGCAGGTACGTGGCCGGTGCCCCGGTCACCTCGGTCACCGCGCCGACGAGGTCGCGGGCACGTCGGGCCAGTGAGTGCAACTCGTCGTCGTTGAGGCCGGTGATCCTTTCGGCGTGCCGCCGGGAGCGCAGGACGAACCAGCCCGGCACGGCGAAGGCCGGCACGATCTCGGCGGCCCAGAGCTCGTCGCGGAAGACGATCGAGGCTTCGTCGACGCTCTCCATCCCGCACATCAGGCACTCGGCGTCGGCAAGGTCATGCGTCATGGGCGTCTCCGGAGCTGTTCTGGGGTGTCGGTCGAGCCAGGAGGTCGGCGAGGTGGTCGGTGAGATCGATCGGGCCGTGACCGAGCAGCCTCCGGACATCGTCGGTGACGGACTCGGAGCGCCCCGACCGGAACAGCCGGTACATCTCCTCGAAGTGCTCTGCCTCCCAGGTCGGCATGCCGCGGTCGGCCAGCACGCGCCGCATCGCCGCCGGCGTGCTGACCGTGACCGTGACCGGGTGGCCAATGCGTACCGAGATCAGTTCTGCGACCTCGGGGACAGTTACGCTCCGAGGCCCGGTCAACCTCAGGATCTGGCCGTCCCACCGTGGATCGGTGAGGGCGACGGCGGCGCAGTCGCCGACATCGCGGGCGCTGATCATGCTGAGTCCGGCGGCGCCCAGTGCGTTGGGCACTGTGCCGCCGGATCGCGCCGCGGGCAGCATGGTCTGGTCGACCAGCGTCTGCATGAACGCGTTCGGCCGCAGAATCACATGGACAGCACCACTTGCGGCCAAGACCTGTTCGACCTCCCAGTGCTGCCGGCAGGCGTGCGGTCCGTCCGGGGTGATCGCGGTGCTGGTGCCCGAAAGCTTCACGATCCGCACGGCCTGGCGTCGCAGTGCGCGGATGATCCCCAACTGGACGTCGGCCATGCGACGCCCGTGCGAGGACAACAGGAACACCGCCCGCACGCCTGCCGCGGCGTCCAGCAGGACGTCGTCGTGTTCGGGATCGCCTTCGACGACGACGGCGCCGGCCGGGAGAATCTCCCGAGCGCGTCGCGGGTCGCGGGTCAGGACGCGGGTCGGCTCCCCGCGGGAGAGCAGGGCTCGGACGACGTGTGGCCCGACCGTGCCGGTCGCGCCGAGGACGAGTACTGACACGAGGACTCCGGGAGGTCTTGGCTTGTCCGGGGGGATCGTGCTCAGGGAGCGCCGACGAGCACCGACATGGGGTCGGGCAGGTTCGCCTTGAGCGACCACGCCCTGTTGATCAGCTCGTCGACTTCGGCGCCGGCCTGGCGAGCCTGCAGCATCGCCTGCGGGTCGAACGCGGGGCCGACCGAGTCGGCCGCGTATTCGGGCCCGTTCATGTAGGCGGTGGCCTCGGCGGGCTCGGCGAAGTTGTCGACCTGCATCTCGACGAAGTTGCCGTCCGGGTCCTGGTAGTACATCGACGTCGTCACGCCGTGAGCGATGCAGACCGCCGGGGTGACGCCCTTGTCGCGCAACGACTCGTAGCGCGAGAGCAGGTCGTCGAGGTGGTCGAACGTGTAGGCCGCGTGGTGCATCGCCGCGATGGCGGAGGTCTTGCGCTGCAACGGGGCCGGCGAGTTGAGCAGCGCGATGCGGTGGTGCTCCTCGTCGAAGGTGATGAAGGTCAGGTTGTCGTCCTCGTAGACGACGTGGGCGTCGAGCACCGTGCAGTACCAGTCCCTCATCTCCTTGGCCTGGCTGGTCTGGAACACCACGTGGGCGAACTTCGGGGTGGAGGACATCGATTTCCCTCTCTCGTCGGTGAGCGAAGTGGCACTGCTGTCGAGCGTCGTGGCCTAGGGCGTGGAGACGAACGTGGTGCGCATCGAGCCGATTGCCTCGGCGGTGGTCACCAGTTCGTCCCCCGGACGCAGGAACCGGGCCGGATCGCGGGCCATGCCGATCCCGGCGGGGGTCCCGGTGAAGATGACGTCCCCCGCGTACAGGGGGACGATCGACGACAGGTAGGCGATGAGATCGGCCACGGGGAACACCATCTCGCTCGTGCGCGAGTTCTGCATCTGCTCGCCGTTGAGGCGGCAGCCGAGGACGATGTCGTCGCGGTCGGGGAACTCGTCGGGCGTGACCAGTGCCGGCCCCATGGGTGCGAATCCAGGGTAGGACTTCCCGAGGCTGAATTGCGGCACCGGCGGTTTGAGCTGCAACTGCCGTTCTGAGAGATCCTGGCCCACGGTCAGCCCGGCCACGTGCTCCCAGGCCCGGGACGCGGGCGTGCGGTGGGCGTCGCGGCCGAGCACGACGACGAGTTCGGTCTCGAAGTCGACCGAGCCCGGTGGGAGGTCCACGGCGGCGCAGGGTCCGGTGATGCAGGCGGGGAACTTCGTGAACACCACTGGCGTGTCCGGCAGGGCCATGCCGGATTCGGCGGCGTGGTCGCGGTAGTTCAGCCCGATCGCGAACACCTGCCGCGGTCGCGGAACCGGTGCCTTCAGCCGGTCCTCCTCGAACGGCGCGGTGGCACCGCCTCGGTGGGCGGCAGCCCAGACCCGCAAGTCGTCCCAGCGGTCGAAGAGGGCCTGAGGATCGGCCGAGAAGGCTCCGCCCGAGGCGGACTCGATGTCGACGAGTCCGTCGTCGGTGAGGACGCTCGCCCGTCCGGCGGAGTTGACGATGCGCATGAAGGCTCCTTGCGTGAGTGGCGCGATGTCGCGCCGGTGGGCCGGTTAGCGCACGTCGAGCGCGGCGGCGACGATGCTGTCCGTGTCCAGCCCGTGGTGGCGGTAGATCTCGTCGAGGTCGCCGGACTGGCCGAAGCTGGACACGCCGAGATGGCGTGACCGCACCCGGTGCGTCCCGGCGAGGAACGCGAGCGTGTGCGGATGCCCGTCGAGCACGGTCACCAGCGGCGCGGCCCGGTGGGCGGGGAACGCGGCATCGAGCACCCACGTCGGTCCGTCGTCGTAGCTGGAGCGGCTCCGAGCGGCGTCGAACAGCAGGCCGGGGCTGGTCACGCACACCACGTCGGCAGGGACGCCGAGCGCGTCGAGCCGGTCGGCCGCGGCCAGTGCCTCGGTGACGACGGCACCCATCGCGGCGATGGTGACCTCCGGCGCGCCCTCGCAAGTGCGCAGGAGGAAGGCACCGGCGACGACTTGGCGGCG
This window contains:
- a CDS encoding NmrA family NAD(P)-binding protein — protein: MSVLVLGATGTVGPHVVRALLSRGEPTRVLTRDPRRAREILPAGAVVVEGDPEHDDVLLDAAAGVRAVFLLSSHGRRMADVQLGIIRALRRQAVRIVKLSGTSTAITPDGPHACRQHWEVEQVLAASGAVHVILRPNAFMQTLVDQTMLPAARSGGTVPNALGAAGLSMISARDVGDCAAVALTDPRWDGQILRLTGPRSVTVPEVAELISVRIGHPVTVTVSTPAAMRRVLADRGMPTWEAEHFEEMYRLFRSGRSESVTDDVRRLLGHGPIDLTDHLADLLARPTPQNSSGDAHDA
- a CDS encoding VOC family protein — its product is MSSTPKFAHVVFQTSQAKEMRDWYCTVLDAHVVYEDDNLTFITFDEEHHRIALLNSPAPLQRKTSAIAAMHHAAYTFDHLDDLLSRYESLRDKGVTPAVCIAHGVTTSMYYQDPDGNFVEMQVDNFAEPAEATAYMNGPEYAADSVGPAFDPQAMLQARQAGAEVDELINRAWSLKANLPDPMSVLVGAP
- a CDS encoding fumarylacetoacetate hydrolase family protein — its product is MRIVNSAGRASVLTDDGLVDIESASGGAFSADPQALFDRWDDLRVWAAAHRGGATAPFEEDRLKAPVPRPRQVFAIGLNYRDHAAESGMALPDTPVVFTKFPACITGPCAAVDLPPGSVDFETELVVVLGRDAHRTPASRAWEHVAGLTVGQDLSERQLQLKPPVPQFSLGKSYPGFAPMGPALVTPDEFPDRDDIVLGCRLNGEQMQNSRTSEMVFPVADLIAYLSSIVPLYAGDVIFTGTPAGIGMARDPARFLRPGDELVTTAEAIGSMRTTFVSTP